Genomic window (Pectinophora gossypiella chromosome 5, ilPecGoss1.1, whole genome shotgun sequence):
gattgttttaagtgataatttaacaatatttttccaaataaatggaaagaaacttttatttatatcaaataattgagtgtctcgactgtgtgacattatgtcttgtgtggtatggggctgcagctcacattcaggaagaaaagaaaatagccaacaacttctgtcgtttcatcggtaagttttttgtagttttctagtgaaatgtgaactgctgaacaattttaggaaagtaatatgttttgctgaatagatttgtagcataaaatatttgagatatccattatattatacgtttcatcgatgaatacggaattgatttgaggttatgttgattgtccatagtgatgtactaaaattatcgatacttttaatttttagatttcctgtagacgataacaaagagaaagaatggataattcgcattaatagacgaaattggatttcaaataagtacagccgtatttgctcgaaacattttactgcggattcatttatgtgtgttcctaattcaaagtgtgaggcgtcttcgagacgatgctattcctacattgaacattatattatagatcagacagatgaaatggtgtttaaatttaaatttcagcctagcctgcatcatctcactgctggatagatagataagatatttgtatcatgttatcacaacacgtttatactatctatcattcaactacatattattatgtacttaataaacttagtatatactaaatctgtagttgttttatgtctaaaacaattatgagttgtacacgttttatataagtaaattattattatctttgatttcagatattaaatccaaaagtgtcgactggatttacatgaaaaggtatatcaaataattttctttttttatatttttaacatgatatacatatatagagtgtataattcaaccagctgcacaatgcacttaaatcagatatattttacttttatttttatagattattttgtacatatactattttaacattattattaaactttatttcagtcagttcaagaagacgagatgaaaaatttaaaagaaaagctgaacaagtcccgcctcaagatcaaacgacttaatgaaaaaaaaaaaaacaatgtgacagggtgtcacaaagacagtttctaagcaaattgacactgtttagaaattaataaatttgtatttattgtaaatataatgtacataattaataacgtgtgaaataaatacttgctaatgaacagatttacgatctaatttatatttcattttacctcctgttcttatttactcctactccaacactccaggttgatacgaactgcgcccaataaagaatgtaatgaatgttatagatttgtgtaagcgacttagataaatcttgactaaaccttcctttacaaatacaaatatactttattgcacacaacatacaatacttacaagttttacacgaaagatacagtacaccacctacctaccttttactttccctttctgttctcttatgaatacttgtatgccgtatttttttaagtataatgctatatctagtaggtacgagtatggtaatcctagtattgaaacagcttgtagccctagtaaagaccgccattttatgtttacagagtggcacgttttttctgtaggtatttccagtccatactcttttctatgtctatggcgtgaccccatcgggcctcttaccgtctgtgcggcttagacccggcggcggcggttccaatttgcacggcacgtcgatcgacaccagtgcacggcggatgacatcataaataaattcgaatattacaaaatacttaccgatgaaacgataacagttggctattttctttccttcctgaatgtgagctgcagctccaaactaatataaaccagacaatataatccaaaaatggttagatacttacctatcagagacagagtctcctttcatcaagaagaagataattgcatcctacaaaaagaaatcttgtaaaaaaaatttatcgacattaattgtaagtaaatttaattttatcgacatactactaaagtgaaacccaacactaggcaatgaaaaacttgtgacaacctacgaaattacgaaacaatttttgtatatgcgtctttgtctaacattacgccggttccgtaagataaagtagagcagaattatagagttctgttgctattttagccttccttctatgctttagttattgttctgagatcTCTACTTAGTCTGTGGgtctttgtaaccaggccaaaaaaattcaaaataaaacattttgatGATCCCATTCCAAATCCCATTCATGTGTcaagggcttttcggcgggaaacgggaacgggacagttgctttcttcattgagtaatctaaataattaatacgaagtggtgttttgtggttaatgatcgcattaagttagtcggaagacattcgcgagtgttattatattggagtattcaataaacaaagtgtatctgcctattttcgcttcgtaccgagaagccgcttcataactcaaaagtttatgcggacttttgagttaattcgtttggggttcggagtaggagtctactccgagggtgggggcttaggtttcatcatcatcacctttcatcatttcattaatcatcaagaaaaaaaatacgtcagacatggctgtatgggcatagttccctttgccttacccttcggggaaaaccaaaacaaaaaaaaaatcatgtgtcAAGTCCAGCTGGTTCAAGTTCAGTCAAAAAGTTTCAACGAAAAATTTAAATTGTGCCTGAATATGCTTCCAAAACCTAATAAGCTTTTATTGTTCTTATTGTGGATGTTGTGTGTTACAGGGAGCCTCAAGTGTGATGTTAAAACAGGCCCCGATCCTTGGAACTATGAAAAAAATTACATCACCGACAAAGCGGGGGACGATGATATTCCCCCAGATTTGCGGTTATCTCGTAAGATTAAGCCACAAACGGATAATAATTATGGAACAGGAGAATGGTTCTACAGAAGAATACTTAGTATTATGCTAAAAGGAGGCCAGGTCCAGGTTAGCTAAAATTCATATATTTCCTTAATAAGAGAGACATGAGAGTGCGGAACAACATTCAGCAATGGGTGAATGTGGGTTATTATGATCCTTGTAtaggtaattttataattaaataaatatttttatatgttttcagAAAAATGAAGATGGCAGTGTAGACATATCATTGCAAATGAAGTTAGATCAAAAGCAATGGGACACTCTGAATGGATACTTGACATCCTCAGGTGCCTTCTCAGAAGACATGTTCCGTCGCTCTTTAGGATATGTTGAGCAATGCATATATGAACCCAGTCATCCTACCAAGATAATTTTAGCTTGGAGTGACTACATTCAAATAACCTTAACTGAATATAAGGTGATTATTATACAAAtactaaattattaataacaccCTTATTCCCTTACCAATACTGAACATTCCCTTGTTTCATTCCTGACCATGCatgatcataataattataatattatgtcacAATCTTTATAAAACtgttttcttaatttaatttcagACTGAAATGAAGTGGACACTTGCTGCTTTAGGGATTTCAGCTCTGCTATTTTGGATGTGGAGGCACATGTCCCATACAAGTGTTAAAATCATCATATTTATCTGTTTATACCTATTTGAAGTATTTGTCAGTTATAAGGTAaggaacatttaaaaataatcacaTATAAGTCACATAATAGAGACATTCTGTGTTATTTTGTCAAGGATTGTACTATACAAACCATTGCACTTATATTTCATTTCTtattccagtctctgcttaccccggtgggaaataggcgtgagtttatgtatgttgtactATACAACCAAAGTCTgaaaagtataatatatttttacaggAAGCTGAACAAAAAGAATTAGACACATTTGTGGCAGCACTTAATAGTTGTAAATGGCGCATATGGTCATCTAACTGTGAAGTCCCTAGACCTGATCCACTTGTATTCATCAAGCACATGAATCCTACAAAAATTGGAGTCAGGATGTTTACAAACTTGGTGTCAGAACCATTGATAGTTTTAAGTGATACTGCCAAAACCATGACTCATGGAATTACaggtatttatttaatgttttcaattaaaatatgttattatttGTCCACAATTAATCTTGCATGATGAAAATGCAAATTTTGTCTGAGTTAAGGCAGATTAGTTATTTGAAGTATTATAGTAACTGCCtaaaaattaattgtttttcttttcagatGGAATCTGGTATCCATTTGATGTCATTGTATATGGTATCTTCGTAACATTTTTCAATGTTTTACTACTATTATTTATgataatgattatttttaacTTCTTGCTCAACATTCCTTTCAAGTTGGATTTCCTTTTATTTAGTGTTGGTTTACTTCAGCGcaagaaaactaaaaataagaGTGATGATGACAATCAGAAAACCACACAAAATAATGCTAATAATAATGCTATAAGTGCCCATACTTTAGATAAGCTGTTGGACGTATTTTCCAAAGCACTTAACCGAAATGCCGATAATCAAGCCCCGGCGGCAATACAGCATTTGAACAATAAACCAAGAGCAATCACTAGTTCTGCAACCACCAGCGGATTGAAACGATCAGCTAGTACCGGTCGTTTACCAAATCCAGGATCTTTTGAATGTCATAATGAAGGAAATGTCACAAGGAGAAATGTACCACGTACCGATGGTGGTGGAGATGCGCGTTAAAGACTTGTAGCTGTAGCATAAAATGCGATAAATTAGCAGACACTATTGGCTGCGCGATAAGTAAGCCAATCCTATTGGCTCATCTCTCGCGTTCCACGAACTATGCGGACGGCATGCTATGAATACTAGAGTTATTTAAACTTAAGACTGATTGCAACTCTTCAACTCTTCAAGTTTTTTACAGCCTGCCAACATAGATAGATGCATTTCTTACAATGTAGTATGTTGTGTAATGTGTTAACCTTATACACAAATTATGTTGGGTTGTGTTATACCAAGTCATCTAGGCTAGGAATATTTTCCATAAAGCCTGACCAATAACATAAACACATTCGCGTAAAATAGTCAGGCTTTATTCGTGATAATCGTATTAATTGTAAATAGTgtcatattatttttgtaataattattgtgtaAAAAGGTTATAGTTATTCCCAGGATATGCTGACTGATACTAATTTAAGAAAGCTTTGTATAATTATGGACTAATGGCGTCAAATTCAGTAAATCTTCTATGTTTACTCTTCTGCAGGTTATATTAACATGAATGTATATTCATCATTAGGCTGTACTTTTTTAGAGTAAAAATCATGTCCATGCTATTTGTACTGACTAGTCATCAGTgcttatctatttttttatattaccgCATCTcacattttaacataattatgttttaatatttgtacttatatacttgttttgttttataataaaacacacacattgtaattttatgttttattttggtGATGCCTTACTGAGAAGTGTCACAAGATCAATTAAAAATATAGGAATTGGAAACATTCAGTTCAAATTTACTAAGCATTATTTCGTTAAAAAATGATTCAACTGTATTAAGGTATCAAGCAAACTCTACAATCGATTTACGTACTTACTCTACACTGCTATTGGTCAACAAACGTTCGCAACCtcaataaataacattataacaaaacaatatttataaatatgtacaaCTAGAACACCACTCCGCGGGGCGAGGGGACTCACAACTGTAACATTCTCAGACTCGCCCCGACCAAGCTTCGATCACGATTCAAATGAGGCGCACCTATATCCGACTACCCACTACTACTATAGATCTAATGCAATATGGACTAATCAACCTATGCCAATGTGTATACTTAGAATTAAGTAGATGGATATAGAGAATAAAGAGCTTACAAAATCCACGCTAGGAATAGTTTTAACTTGAGAGTAATATTTGGGTAGATTGTAAATGCCCATTTTTGTTTAATAGTGGATTTATAGAAAGTTTTGTTATTAGCAAAGCACAGAACATTACAAGTTAACAGAGACACCTCAAAAAGTTAACGCTTTTGTATTTAAATGCTTTGTGCTACGCTTTGTTTATAGTGACAAGATCAAATTTTTAAAATTCTCTAGATAATGTTATCAGGTAGACAGAGTAAGGTACTGCATTTAGAGGCAGCTATAACTTTAGGGTATGTGTCTAAATCACTGTATGTGCGTGATAACACAATGCATAATTGCATACATTTCTCAATCAATAAGATAAAATGATTACAATCTGGACAAACACTACCTTCAGATACTACGATTCTGTTAAAAAGCACATAAATAAAGCGACtagtttttatacaaaaaatactagttttttataaagtaaatcTTAGACTTAAACAAGTTCACCATTCACACAAGACTACATAGTAATGAGATCAATAATAATCTTTCTTTCATAAAAACCACAAAATGATTCACCCAGCAACAGTTCTGTCTGTCTCTATGACTTTAAATGTACTTTTTTAGTTACGGAGATAACTACGCCAATCCTATTATCTACTATAATATTATTGCCATGTATTTGGGCACCATTGTGAATGAAATTGTTAAGCATTAGAGAGAAGAGTTGATTTGAAATAATGGTAGTTACAAGTGTTTATGGAATATCGAAATAATAAGGCCCCAGTAAGTGCAATGACAAGCTCTTTACGTTAAAAGTTGTATTTAAAGCTTTACGTGTTGGTAGACTAAATATATCAATTTAGAAATAAACTGGTATGTTGTGAACAAATATTCAAACAAAACCAACcacaacaattatatttattgtattttgatTTACACCCGTCATCTTTTAACTCCTCGCGTTATGGTTGCGTGGAAGAAATTAGTTTAAGCGAGAAGGTCGCCGATCGCCATGTACCTataaggtcgtaaggcccagatgccttttaaaattcaaatcccattgtttaactattttgtctggaaatccgggccttacgaggttaagaTAAGTTTTATTGTTACTATTTCCTTATTTTGgtgcaaaaagtaaaaacagacATTCCAGCTTTTTGCTTCTAATGTGTGATCAAGTCATATCATAGATATATCCCATGTCGCATGGCGATCAATATGCCTATTCTGTAACTCGATGGACAACTGAAATCTGTCGAAGATCAAATTCTTTTTGTAACGTAATTGTCAATGATAAGAttgattgtatttttattctaaaCTTGATCTTCGACAAGTTTAtctataattaataattcaGTTTTGATTTTTGACAGATTTCAATTGTCTACCGAGTTACAGAATCGATCTACTTATCACatcaattgttttaatttaaaataattttattaaaaataaagggTCTCTAAAAAACTGCTATAAGACTGTATCAAATACAAACATAGCCTGTCGGGCTTGAATATACAAGCAATTAGGTTTTTGGTATTACTCGTACTTATCATGACAAAATTCACATCATTAGCCATATTTAAGAACATTGTCAATGCAATAGAAATGTGGCAAGAGAAGAAGTAAACAAGAGCAGGATGCCTTCAAATATACTAATAATTGATAATAAATATCGAACAAAATTTTTAACTATTATGGTAGAATTACATCAATCAACATCAAACAACTTTGGTCCAGCTATAACAATTCAGTTTCAACAACTTTTACTATACGTTAAATTGTCAGTTTCTGCCAATAAGCAAAGAATTACACATTACAAATCTGTGTTAATAAGCCACACTTCATAGTGCTTTACTTTGCGAGTACATCCACTTCAAGTTATCTCATTATAATTACCGTAATTCCCCTACGAAACATCGCTTACTGCGCACCTGCGCACGCGCAATAACGTCCAGTGTTGGCCTTATACTCGCGTAGGTACACAATACTCTATACAAACAAAAcagattacataatattataaaggagatcatcggctctccatactttggccggcccaaattcgaaagtgccggccagagaaaaaaaatgtgtcgaacctttcgagtacattgctgtgaacattttttactatgacaccaaacgtgtatgaccattagtttggatttaattggattttaaaaatctcgatttttcatacattttgtaaaaaaaaatattatgtccgttgggaataaaagggatacaggcgtattataaaggaccgttagaacatttattagtatggcgccatacttctatgaccattattttgacgtttattggactttccgttttggttaatatgttaaaatgccggccatcgaaaaaaatacgtcaaatctgtccaatagttgcttctcaatattttttaatatgacaccaaatctatgaccattattttgacttttattggaatttacgttttagttcaaatgtgaaaagtgccgaccaccaaaaataccatgttgagagtatcgagtagatgcctgttaacatttttttctatagcgccacacgtgtatgaccattagtttgccttttattgtattttaaaaatcttgatttcttttttgttttgtttaaaaataaagtgctttaggcaaaacttgcggtacggcggattacaaaggacct
Coding sequences:
- the LOC126366892 gene encoding uncharacterized protein LOC126366892, translated to MCQVQLVQVQSKSFNEKFKLCLNMLPKPNKLLLFLLWMLCVTGSLKCDVKTGPDPWNYEKNYITDKAGDDDIPPDLRLSRKIKPQTDNNYGTGEWFYRRILSIMLKGGQVQKNEDGSVDISLQMKLDQKQWDTLNGYLTSSGAFSEDMFRRSLGYVEQCIYEPSHPTKIILAWSDYIQITLTEYKTEMKWTLAALGISALLFWMWRHMSHTSVKIIIFICLYLFEVFVSYKEAEQKELDTFVAALNSCKWRIWSSNCEVPRPDPLVFIKHMNPTKIGVRMFTNLVSEPLIVLSDTAKTMTHGITDGIWYPFDVIVYGIFVTFFNVLLLLFMIMIIFNFLLNIPFKLDFLLFSVGLLQRKKTKNKSDDDNQKTTQNNANNNAISAHTLDKLLDVFSKALNRNADNQAPAAIQHLNNKPRAITSSATTSGLKRSASTGRLPNPGSFECHNEGNVTRRNVPRTDGGGDAR